The window GCTACGCCATGCGCCTGCTCGACGGCGCGGCCGTGGGGCGCAACCTGTTTTTCGGCGGCTTCAGTCTGCTTACTCACCCGCAAAGCACCGTGGAGCGCGCCGCCCACGTCACCGGGTCACAGATGACCCACAACGGGACGATCGGCGGCGACCTGAACGTCAGCCTGGGTGGGCTGGATGTGAACGGCGTGGTTGGCGGCAACCTGACTGGCCGGACAGGCCCCTCGGGCACGGCCGCGCCGCAGATGCCCTTCGCCATGCCCGGCTTACCGGCCGTCACCATGCTGGCCCCCGGGCTGCGCGTCGCGCCGGAGGCCCAGATCGGCGGCGAGATAGTGGCCCGCGAAGTGGTGCCCACACCGGCGCCGACGACGGGCTTCCTGGGGCTGCCCATCTGGCTGCTCAACCGCATCGGCGAGACCATCGGCCTGCTATTGACGGCGCTGGTCATTATCGCCATGGCCCCGCGCTTCATCCCCGCCGTCAGCGACGCGCTGCGCCGCCAACCGCTGCCCAGCCTGGGCTGGGGGTTGCTCGTCTATCTGGTGCTCTTCCCCATTGGTCTGATCGGTGGCCTGATCCTGGTCGTCCTGTTGGCAATCGCCGTCAACCTGGTCACCTTCGGCCGCTACACGGCGGCCATTCTGGGTTTGTCGGCCAGCTTCTGGGTCTTCGCCTTGTTCCTCTTCTTGTTCTTCGTCTACATGGTGGCCTGGCTGGTGGTAGGCCATCTGATCGGGCGGGGGCTGTTGTCGCGGCTGGGCGGGTCGACGCCGGGCCGGGGGATGCAATTCCTCTACGTATTCGTGGGCGTCATTCTTTTCCAGCTCCTGCGGGCCGTGCCCATTCTAAGCTTTTTCCTGGCCTTTATTGTGGGCACGCTGGCGCTGGGCGCGCTGTTCGTGGCCTGGCTGGAGCGGCGGCGAGCGATTGCGGCCGGCAAGACGACGCTACCATCAGTATAAAACATGAATTAACTGTTTACACCCGATGATTAACAAATAGAAACCGAGTTTCGGCCGAGAAACTCGGTTTCTACTGATGAGGAGCGAGCATGAAACGAGAAAATATCGTGTGGGGCATCTTCCTTATCCTGCTGGGGATAGGGTTTCTGGTCTATCAGCTCAACCCCGGTTTGTTCGGCGGCTTTCGCTGGCCGTTGATCCTGGTGGCTCTGGGGGCAATCTTCACGCTTGGCTCGCTGATTGGCCGCGTGGGGGGGATGATGATCCCCGGCCT is drawn from Candidatus Promineifilum breve and contains these coding sequences:
- a CDS encoding bactofilin family protein, with product MRRNILLSVLLIGFLLLAALFWPSPRASAADIRTGDHVIVAADEIIDDDLVISANLIEINGTITGDLIATGSQIVVRGAVGGSAALAAQSIDVAGQIDGSLYAAGYAMRLLDGAAVGRNLFFGGFSLLTHPQSTVERAAHVTGSQMTHNGTIGGDLNVSLGGLDVNGVVGGNLTGRTGPSGTAAPQMPFAMPGLPAVTMLAPGLRVAPEAQIGGEIVAREVVPTPAPTTGFLGLPIWLLNRIGETIGLLLTALVIIAMAPRFIPAVSDALRRQPLPSLGWGLLVYLVLFPIGLIGGLILVVLLAIAVNLVTFGRYTAAILGLSASFWVFALFLFLFFVYMVAWLVVGHLIGRGLLSRLGGSTPGRGMQFLYVFVGVILFQLLRAVPILSFFLAFIVGTLALGALFVAWLERRRAIAAGKTTLPSV